A section of the Clostridium sp. TW13 genome encodes:
- a CDS encoding Nramp family divalent metal transporter has product MNENINVKKKNKLAHILMFLSILGPGIITGSVDNDAGGITTYSVAGAHYGYHLLWALIPCFIVLVVVQEMNARMGIVTGKGLADLIRENFGVKITALIFLGLIIADIGNTATEFAGVAGSMQVFGIGKYISVPLAAIGVWLLVVKGNYKSSERIFIVFSIFLLSYIVSAIAGKPDWHEIGTAIIHPHMEANTDYISTVIGLIGTTIAPWMQFYMQSAVIEKGIKIEDYKYEIMDVIVGSVITVVVAFFIIVSCASTLNKSGIQINEAKDAAMALKPLAGAFASQIFGFALFVASIFSATILPLATAFYICEAFGFEAGIDKKMKEAPEFYTLFTIIIIIGVVIILIPGAPLIGISVWSQVINGILLPIVLICMMLMVNNKELMGNYVNTKGKNFIGWATIAILFVLTFVLTFQPLINIIKKL; this is encoded by the coding sequence ATGAATGAAAATATAAATGTAAAAAAGAAAAACAAATTAGCTCATATATTGATGTTTTTAAGCATATTAGGTCCTGGAATAATTACTGGTAGCGTTGATAATGATGCTGGTGGAATCACAACTTACTCTGTAGCTGGTGCTCATTATGGATATCACCTACTTTGGGCGCTAATACCTTGCTTTATAGTTCTTGTTGTAGTTCAAGAAATGAATGCTAGAATGGGTATCGTTACTGGTAAAGGCTTAGCAGATTTAATCAGAGAAAACTTTGGTGTTAAAATAACAGCTTTAATTTTCCTTGGTTTAATTATTGCTGATATAGGAAATACAGCTACCGAATTTGCTGGAGTTGCTGGTAGTATGCAAGTATTTGGTATAGGTAAATATATTTCAGTGCCATTAGCTGCAATTGGAGTATGGCTTCTAGTAGTTAAAGGAAACTATAAATCCTCTGAAAGAATTTTTATTGTCTTTAGTATATTTTTATTATCTTATATCGTGTCTGCAATAGCTGGCAAACCAGATTGGCATGAAATTGGAACAGCTATAATTCATCCGCATATGGAAGCTAATACAGACTATATTAGTACTGTTATTGGATTAATTGGTACCACTATTGCTCCTTGGATGCAATTCTATATGCAATCAGCAGTAATAGAAAAGGGAATAAAGATTGAAGATTATAAGTACGAAATTATGGATGTTATTGTAGGAAGTGTAATCACTGTTGTTGTAGCCTTTTTTATAATAGTATCTTGTGCATCAACACTTAATAAAAGTGGAATTCAGATTAACGAAGCAAAAGATGCAGCCATGGCACTTAAGCCACTAGCAGGAGCATTTGCATCTCAAATCTTTGGATTTGCTCTTTTTGTAGCTTCAATTTTCTCTGCAACTATACTTCCACTTGCAACTGCCTTCTATATTTGCGAAGCCTTTGGTTTTGAAGCAGGTATTGATAAGAAAATGAAAGAAGCACCTGAATTCTATACATTATTCACCATAATAATCATCATAGGCGTAGTAATTATATTAATACCTGGTGCTCCACTGATTGGAATTTCAGTTTGGTCTCAAGTAATAAATGGTATTCTTCTACCAATAGTATTAATATGTATGATGCTAATGGTAAACAATAAAGAACTAATGGGGAACTACGTAAACACTAAAGGTAAAAACTTTATAGGTTGGGCAACAATTGCTATACTATTCGTTTTAACCTTTGTTTTAACCTTCCAGCCATTAATCAATATAATCAAGAAGCTATAA